The DNA window GCGATCGCGAGCAGCTTGACCACGCAGCCCATCGCCTTGGCGCTGGCGACGTCGGTGGCGGTCACGTCGGTGATGCCCTCGCGGTGGACGTCGGAGGCGAGGACTCTGGTGTGGAACGCGAGGCTGGCGAGGATCGCCGCCTTGGCGGCGGCGTCGAACCCCTCGACGTCCGCGGTCGGGTCGGGCTCGGCGTACCCGAGCGCGGTGGCCTCGTCGAGCGCCTCGGTATAGCTGGCGCCGTAGCTGTCCATCTTGTCGAGGATGTAGTTGGTGGTGCCGTTCACGATGCCGAGGACCTTGTGGACCTTGTCACCGGCGAGGGACTCCCGCAGCGGCCTGACCAGCGGGATCGCGCCGCCGACGGCGGCCTCGAAGTAGAGGTCGACGCCGTGCTTCTCGGCGGCCGCGAACAGCGTGCCGCCGTCCTCGGCGAGCAGGGCCTTGTTGGCGGTGACGACGGAGGCGCCGTTCTCGAACGCTGCCAGGATGAGGCTCCGGGCGGGCTCGATGCCGCCGATGACCTCGATGACGAGGTCGATGCCTTCCTTGGTGACGAGGCCCTTGCCGTCAGCGGTGAACAGGCTCTTGTCGACGGGGACGTCGCGTACCTTCTCCGGGCGCCGCACCGCGATGCCGGCGAGCTCCAGCGGCGCGCCGATCCGGGCGGCCAGGTCGTCGGCGTGCTCGATGAGCAGCCGGACCACGTCGGTCCCGACCGCGCCGCATCCGAGTAGCGCCACATTGAGTGGTTTGCTCACGGTTGCCCCCTGCCTCGTTAGATCTTGGCAAGTCTCTTGGACGGCGCTGTTTCTCGCTCGCGTCGTCCAAAATTCGAGACAAAGTCTCACCATACGTCGAGGCGCAGGAGATCTTCTTCCGTTTCTCTTCTGACGATCACTCGTGCTTGGTTGTTGTCGACGGCGACGATCGCGGGCTTGGGGACGTGGTTGTAGGTGCTCGCGAGGCTGCGGCAGTAGGCGCCGGTGGCGGGCACGGCGAGCAGGTCGCCGGGGGTGACGTCGGCGGGGAGGAACTCGTCCTTGACGAGGATGTCGCCGGACTCGCAGTGCTTGCCGACGACGCGGCTGAGCGTGGGCTGCGCGTCGGACTTCCTGCTGGCGAGCGTGCAGGAGAACTCGGCGTCGTACAGCGCGGTCCGTACGTTGTCGCTCATGCCGCCGTCGACGGCCACGTAGTTCCGGCTGGCGCCGGCATCGAGCTCGACGGGCTTGACGGTGCCGACCTCGTACAGCGTGAAGACCGCAGGGCCGGCGATGGCGCGGCCAGGCTCGATCGACATGCGGGGCTTCTCGACGCCGTACGCCTTGCACTCGTGCTCGACGATGTCGTTCATGCCTTGGGCGAGCTTGCTCGGCGGTTGGGGGTCGTCCTGCGTGGTGTAGGCGATGCCGAAGCCACCGCCGAGGCAGAGCTCGGGCAGCGTGATGCCGTGGGTGTCGCGGATCTCGGTGAAGAGGCCGACGACCCGCTTGGCGGCCACCTCGAAACCGGAGGTGTCGTAGATCTGGGAACCGATGTGGGAGTGCAGGCCCCTGAGCTCGAGGCTGGGCTCCTTGAGGACCCGTTCGACCGCGTCGTGCGCATGGCCGCCGGCGAGCGAGAAGCCGAACTTCTGGTCCTCGTGCGCGGTGGCGATGTACTCGTGCGTGTGCGCTTCGACGCCTACCGTGACCCGTACCAGGACGCGTGCGGTGGTGTTGCGATCCGTTGCCAGCTTGGCGATTCTCGCGATCTCGTCGAACGAGTCGACCACGATCCTGCCGATCCCTGCGTCGATCGCCCTTGCCAGCTCGTTCTCGGACTTGTTGTTGCCGTGGAACGTGATGCGCTCGGGCGGGAATTCGGCCTTGAGCGCGACGGCCAGCTCGCCGCCGGAGCAGACGTCGAGCCCGAGCCCCTCCTGCTCGATCCACTTGGCCACCTCGACACAGAGGAAAGCCTTGCCCGCGTAGTAGACATCCCACCCCGCGAACCCTTCGATGAACTCCCGGCACCTCGACCGCAGGTCCTGCTCGTCGACGACGTAGAGAGGGGTGCCGAACTCCTCCGCCAGCTGCTTGACCCGCAGCCCAGCAACCGTCAACTCCCCGTTGCCATCCTTGGCAACGTTCCGCGGCCACAGCGCGGGCACGATCGCATTGACATCCTCCGGAGCCCTCAACCAAGCCGGCCCCCGATGCCCCTGGTCGGCATGCATCGTCCCGGCCTCATGCGCTCTACTCACCCCTCAATAATGCCGGGCAGCGCGATCAAGAAGCCAAGCGGCCCTAACGGACCTCGAGCACCCTGAAGTCCTTCGGGCCTGCCTCCGCGATCAACGTCGCCAACTCCCGCCGCAACAGCAGATAGCGGAACGCCTTCCAGCCATCGCCAAACCACTCCGGACTCGCGGCAACGTCGACATCGCCCAGCTCCGGTCGCACCTCAAGGGCGGGGAGCTGCTCGTAGCTCAAGGGCTCCAGCGCCACGTTCCGCAATCGGTGCACGTTGCTCCCGGCACCCCATGCCTGGCGACCGTCCGCTCCCGCAACTCCTCCGGATCGAACCATTGGCCACCCACGCTCGGAAACACGATCTGCATAGCGCGCCCAGGTGGGGTCCCGTGCCAGTCGATCTCTCGCAACTCAACCTTGAACTGACTAGCCACCCGCTCGGCAACGGAGACCTCCATGCAGATCGTGTCGCTTTGCCAGTTCGGCTGCCACGATCCCTCGCAGCGCGATAGCCCTTTCCGCTGCAACACCAGGTTGCCGCATTGAGCATGCAATGGAGTTCCGCAGGACCGACACCAACCCTCCTCACCGAACATCGGTGTCAAACCAACGAGTCCTCCGGCCACGGCCACCCACGATGCCGCTTAACCGACAGCCAAACGAAGTCCTTCATGACGGACCAGTCAAGCAGACACGACGCAGCGCTCAGCTGGCCTCGCAGACGGTCCGTCTACTGCTCGACCCACCGTTGATCCGGATCCAACGTTCCCCCACTCACAAAGCATTGGAAAGAATCCAGTGCCTGCTGAAGGGTCACTACGAATCGCCCTTCATATTGGGCAGGTTGACCTCCTGCCACAAGAGTCACTTTCCCGCTCGAGCCGTCCTGCAGATTGACCCTCTGAAAGAACGTCTGATTGTCAAAGGTTACGTACACGACCAACTTGTCCGGAGCCGAACCCCCGCACGCGATGTGAGCGCACCACGAAACGCCATCACCAGAGTCCGATGGACGCCGTCCAGCAGCTTCACTCTCTCAGTGGCGACGTCCCCACTCTCCACGTCGATCTCATGGTGGTTGGATTCCTCATCCCAGGTGAGCTGGTAGGACTCGATCAAGGTCGATCACCAACCTGCTTCTGGGCCCACGACAGTTAGCTCCGCCACGTTCTGCACTCCGTTGCATGTCTTTCCCGGGACCGATACCTGGCCAGAAACACGCGCTGCATCGCCTGACACGGCGGTGTGGGGTGCCAGCCAACCTCACGCAACTCGACCCGGAACTCGTCACTCCGACACGAGCGGGCGCAGCGCATATCTCGCAGGCAAGTCACCCAAGAGGTAGTAGGTGGCGAACAGGTCGGCCGACTCCTCCCAGGAGAAGACCTCATGTTGACCAACTTCCACCGACGATCGGCCGTCATCCCAGGCGATGACTTCCGTCAACTTCCCTCCGCCCGCCGTTGTCGGCCTCCCGATGACGAGGTGGCCGCGTTCAGGGGACCCAGTTCGAGAGTCATCCGCTCCGCAGTTCCAGCACTCTGAATGTACTCAACGACGTCGCTGGGATCGACATCATCTAGCGCCTTCCCTGGCGGCAATGGCCACAGGCACACCGCGAAGATGTCGACGCCATTCATGCGGGACAACATGCCACGGAGCTCTTCTTCCACGGACCCCGCGTACCTGAACTCACCAGTGAAATCGCCGTTCATCGTTACGGCATGAGTCGGCCGCGCCTACTAGCCCCCGCCGGCCCAGCACCTGTTGGACAGATCTCGGCCTCTATCCCGAGATCTGTCCAACAACTCCGCGCGTGCAAGTGGCCGGCGCTGAGGTCGGGCCTCGCCTGGCGATCATTCTGGATGCTTCGCCAGATACGTCGACATGATCTTGATCTCCTCGCCAGTCCTCGTGAACTCTAGGCGTTAGGTGTCCCGAAGGCATCGCCGATCTGTGCGTCTGACCTAGCCCGTGAGCACTGGGATCGCAGCCGCCGCGACAAGGGCGTTGTCAACCACCACTCTCCCCGGCCCACTACGCAGCGAATCCAATGAACTGCAAGCGCTCACCAGCGGGATCAGACTGTCACGAATCAGCACTTCCACCACATCGACTCTGCCCGCTTCTTCGATGGAGGACTCGAGGTCCAACAGATGGTCGATTCGAGCAGACTGATCCTCGTCGACAAGATCGTTCCATCGCGCCCTTACGTGACAGAGCCGCTCCTTCGGGAACGGCTCACCATCAAGGTCGCGAAGCAGGACGCCGAGGTTCAGGTAGTACTTGCTCGAGAGGTGCGACACCTGCAGCTCGAGGACGCAGATCGTCTCAGCGGTCGACTGATACCAGGAGTTCGATCGTCTGGTCAGGCCATGAGCCGTCAACTGCCGGTCGAAGGCGTTCTTGATGACGTCAGGACGTGCATGGGTCATCCGGTCCGGTTCCGGCGGAGTTTGCGGCCGAGGGCGCGGCGGAGGCGCCAGAAGTGGAGGGTGACGCGGCCTAGTTTCGAGCGGCGCAGTCTGCTGTGTTGCTTGGCCAGCGTCCGCTGTTCCTGAGCCAGCTCGTCGGCCTGGCGTTCCACGTCCATCCGCGACCGGCGTTCAGCGGCCAGCGACTCGGCCAGCAGCCGGAGGTGCGCGAGCAAGGCGGACTCCGACGCGTAGCGATCCTCGGACGACGCCCCCATAGACCGCGGCGAGTACGCCGCCAGGGTGGCGGCCATCGTGGCGATCCGCGCCGACACGTTCGGCGAGGGGGTGTCGGGCCACGTTGCCGGAGTGAAGACAATGCACGGCATTCCGTCGATCACGCCCACCGAGGACCACTCCAGCCCCCGCACCTGGGAGGCCAACGCGACGTCGGAAGCGAGCACCGACGCGGGCGACACCGGCACGACCACGGCACCGCCGGACCGCAGGACCGAGCGGGTACGGGTCGCCAGCGCCACTCGGCGCGCCAGCGACAGCTCCGGCCCGTCGATCACCACAAGGTCGTACGACACATCGAGCCCGACCTCGCGCGCCAGCCCCTCGACGTCCCACGCAGGTCCCGCGTGCACCACCCGCGCACGCTGGAAGTCCAGAGCCAGCCCCAGCCGCACACCCCAAGGCGAAGACGCGATCACCAGCAGGTCGCGCGACGGCGCGGAGAGCTCCGCGAGGGGCACGAGCCCCGTCGGCGGAACCTCAGTCATCGGCACGCGCAGCAGGGTAGCCCCGAGGGTCTGTGCCGACATC is part of the Tenggerimyces flavus genome and encodes:
- a CDS encoding homoserine dehydrogenase, with translation MSKPLNVALLGCGAVGTDVVRLLIEHADDLAARIGAPLELAGIAVRRPEKVRDVPVDKSLFTADGKGLVTKEGIDLVIEVIGGIEPARSLILAAFENGASVVTANKALLAEDGGTLFAAAEKHGVDLYFEAAVGGAIPLVRPLRESLAGDKVHKVLGIVNGTTNYILDKMDSYGASYTEALDEATALGYAEPDPTADVEGFDAAAKAAILASLAFHTRVLASDVHREGITDVTATDVASAKAMGCVVKLLAIAELSEDNRVGVRVHPAMIPRSHPLASVREAYNAVFVESAAAGQLMFYGQGAGGAPTASAVLGDLVTVARNRVQGIRGIGESTYAQLEVHPMGDTRTRYHVSLDVDDKAGVLAAVADVFAQHDVSIQTVRQEGRGEDAQLVIVTHEAADAALSATVDDLRELDIVRDVSSLMRVEGE
- the lysA gene encoding diaminopimelate decarboxylase, which translates into the protein MSRAHEAGTMHADQGHRGPAWLRAPEDVNAIVPALWPRNVAKDGNGELTVAGLRVKQLAEEFGTPLYVVDEQDLRSRCREFIEGFAGWDVYYAGKAFLCVEVAKWIEQEGLGLDVCSGGELAVALKAEFPPERITFHGNNKSENELARAIDAGIGRIVVDSFDEIARIAKLATDRNTTARVLVRVTVGVEAHTHEYIATAHEDQKFGFSLAGGHAHDAVERVLKEPSLELRGLHSHIGSQIYDTSGFEVAAKRVVGLFTEIRDTHGITLPELCLGGGFGIAYTTQDDPQPPSKLAQGMNDIVEHECKAYGVEKPRMSIEPGRAIAGPAVFTLYEVGTVKPVELDAGASRNYVAVDGGMSDNVRTALYDAEFSCTLASRKSDAQPTLSRVVGKHCESGDILVKDEFLPADVTPGDLLAVPATGAYCRSLASTYNHVPKPAIVAVDNNQARVIVRRETEEDLLRLDVW
- a CDS encoding DUF4304 domain-containing protein; this translates as MTHARPDVIKNAFDRQLTAHGLTRRSNSWYQSTAETICVLELQVSHLSSKYYLNLGVLLRDLDGEPFPKERLCHVRARWNDLVDEDQSARIDHLLDLESSIEEAGRVDVVEVLIRDSLIPLVSACSSLDSLRSGPGRVVVDNALVAAAAIPVLTG